One segment of Candidatus Pelagibacter ubique HTCC1062 DNA contains the following:
- the rpsC gene encoding 30S ribosomal protein S3 produces MGQKVNPVGFRLGVNRGWDSVWYAKKKDFGNYLIEDFKIRAYIKKNVVNSGVSKVMIERTSNKCFVTIYTSRPGFVIGKKGSDIDKIKNNLSKFTNNEVTLNIKEVKKPETNAYLVAENIAQQLVKRISYRRAMKRAMQSCLRLGAKGIKVSISGRLGGNEIARTEWLREGSIPSHTLRADIDYAEAEALTTFGIIGIKIWIYKGEVFAKEFSQETNKIVPKEVKE; encoded by the coding sequence ATGGGTCAAAAAGTTAATCCTGTTGGTTTCAGACTAGGTGTAAACAGAGGTTGGGATTCTGTCTGGTATGCAAAAAAGAAAGATTTTGGAAATTATCTTATCGAAGATTTTAAGATCAGAGCATATATCAAGAAAAATGTTGTTAATTCTGGTGTATCTAAAGTTATGATAGAGAGAACCTCTAATAAATGTTTTGTTACTATTTACACATCAAGACCTGGATTTGTAATTGGAAAGAAAGGTAGCGATATTGATAAAATAAAAAACAATTTATCTAAATTTACTAACAATGAAGTAACACTTAATATTAAAGAAGTTAAAAAGCCGGAAACAAATGCTTATTTAGTTGCTGAAAATATAGCACAACAATTAGTTAAAAGAATATCATATAGAAGAGCCATGAAGAGAGCTATGCAATCATGTTTAAGACTTGGTGCAAAAGGCATTAAAGTTTCTATTAGTGGTAGACTAGGTGGAAATGAAATAGCTAGAACTGAATGGTTAAGAGAAGGAAGTATACCATCACATACTTTAAGAGCAGATATTGACTATGCAGAAGCTGAAGCATTAACAACATTTGGTATTATTGGAATAAAAATTTGGATTTATAAAGGTGAAGTATTCGCTAAAGAATTTAGCCAAGAAACTAACAAGATAGTTCCAAAAGAGGTTAAAGAATAA
- the rplV gene encoding 50S ribosomal protein L22: MNKKKKINRTKVDTVRSVNNNIRSSVRKLNPILKAIVGKKVDVAIRELQFSAKRITREIRKTVSSAVANAENNNQYDIDKLIVKEAYCGKKVVMKRFRPRAKGRAAPILKPYSTITIILSEAKQMESHGSKS; this comes from the coding sequence ATGAATAAAAAAAAGAAAATTAACAGAACTAAAGTAGATACAGTTAGATCTGTAAATAATAATATTAGATCTAGTGTTAGAAAACTTAACCCAATACTTAAAGCAATTGTTGGAAAAAAAGTTGATGTAGCTATTAGAGAGCTTCAATTTTCTGCAAAAAGAATTACTAGAGAAATAAGAAAAACAGTTTCATCAGCTGTTGCTAACGCTGAAAATAACAATCAATACGACATAGATAAACTAATTGTTAAAGAAGCATACTGTGGGAAAAAAGTTGTTATGAAAAGATTCAGACCAAGAGCAAAAGGTAGAGCTGCACCAATTTTAAAACCTTATTCAACTATTACAATTATATTATCAGAAGCAAAACAAATGGAGAGTCATGGGTCAAAAAGTTAA
- the rpsS gene encoding 30S ribosomal protein S19, whose protein sequence is MARSVWKGPFVEESLIKKVEKQKLDPKKMPIKTWSRKSTIIPEFIGVSFLIYNGKKFIPVTISEDMVGHKLGEFSPTRTFFGHTPAEKKGKPAEKKK, encoded by the coding sequence ATGGCTAGATCAGTATGGAAAGGACCTTTTGTTGAAGAGAGCTTGATTAAAAAAGTTGAAAAACAAAAATTAGATCCAAAAAAAATGCCTATTAAAACGTGGTCAAGAAAATCAACAATAATTCCTGAGTTTATAGGGGTTAGTTTTTTGATTTATAATGGAAAAAAATTCATTCCAGTTACTATATCTGAAGATATGGTGGGTCATAAATTAGGTGAATTTTCTCCAACTAGAACATTTTTTGGACATACACCAGCTGAAAAAAAAGGAAAACCAGCTGAGAAGAAAAAATAA
- the rplB gene encoding 50S ribosomal protein L2, whose product MALKTFKPYTKSTRGTILVDRAGLWKGKPFKALVEPKNSMRGRNNNGHITSRNMSGGGHKKMYRLVDFYRKKIDMPGTVERIEYDPNRSCYIMLVKFDDGQHFYYLAPQKIKVGDKVENGSEKEIKVGNCMPLRDIPVGINIHNVELKPGAGGKIARSAGTSVTISGLDGNYSLIKMTSGEVRKIDSRCMATIGVLSNPDQKNIKIGKAGRSRWLGRRPHTRGVVMNPVDHPHGGGEGKTAGGRHPVSPTGQSAKGLKTRDNKSTDKFIVRRRNNRKDSKK is encoded by the coding sequence ATGGCATTAAAAACATTCAAACCGTATACAAAATCAACAAGAGGAACAATCTTAGTTGATAGAGCTGGTCTTTGGAAAGGCAAACCATTTAAGGCTTTAGTTGAGCCAAAAAATTCAATGCGTGGAAGAAATAATAATGGACACATAACTTCTCGTAATATGTCAGGTGGTGGACACAAGAAAATGTATAGGTTGGTTGATTTCTATAGAAAGAAAATCGACATGCCAGGTACTGTCGAAAGAATTGAATATGATCCAAATAGATCTTGCTACATCATGTTAGTTAAGTTTGATGATGGACAACATTTTTACTATTTAGCTCCTCAAAAAATTAAAGTTGGCGATAAAGTTGAAAATGGATCGGAAAAAGAAATTAAAGTTGGAAATTGTATGCCACTTAGAGATATTCCTGTTGGTATCAATATCCATAATGTAGAGCTAAAACCTGGGGCTGGTGGAAAAATAGCTAGATCTGCAGGTACATCTGTTACTATCAGTGGGTTAGATGGAAATTACTCATTAATTAAAATGACCTCTGGAGAGGTTAGAAAAATTGATTCAAGATGCATGGCAACAATTGGTGTGCTTTCAAACCCAGATCAAAAAAACATTAAGATTGGTAAAGCTGGAAGATCAAGATGGCTTGGTAGAAGACCTCATACTAGAGGAGTTGTGATGAATCCTGTTGATCACCCACACGGAGGTGGTGAAGGTAAAACTGCAGGTGGTAGACATCCAGTATCTCCAACAGGTCAATCTGCAAAAGGATTAAAAACTAGAGACAATAAGAGTACAGATAAATTTATAGTTAGAAGAAGAAACAACAGGAAGGATTCTAAAAAATAA
- the rplW gene encoding 50S ribosomal protein L23, translating into MDKIHLYDKILSPMVTEKTTNLSEQNKIVFKVPRAANKTNLKKNIEKIFKVNVTKINIINKQNRTKVARGKKVNVQGYKKAIITLKKGQSIDLTSGI; encoded by the coding sequence ATGGATAAAATACATTTATACGATAAAATTCTATCACCAATGGTTACTGAGAAAACTACTAACTTGTCAGAACAAAACAAAATTGTTTTTAAAGTACCAAGAGCTGCAAACAAAACTAATTTGAAGAAAAATATTGAAAAGATTTTTAAAGTTAATGTTACGAAGATAAATATTATCAATAAACAAAATCGAACTAAAGTAGCTAGGGGAAAAAAAGTTAATGTTCAAGGTTACAAAAAAGCAATAATAACACTTAAAAAGGGTCAAAGTATTGACCTAACATCTGGAATTTAA
- the rplD gene encoding 50S ribosomal protein L4: MKIDKLNLDGKKDSIEVLDKIFSAKINKRLVDNVLYKTNANYKGRHAKTKQQNEITGSTSKIYAQKGTGGARHASRKAPIFVGGGVAHGPKGELAYKKRKLNKSEKKLSIASLITEKNKLNNLIIFSDFGNEIKKTKEMHSIIKKFEITNSLIILDKSSKEKIEKSVRNIPNVKVTDINHFSAFDIIKFKKVVFTESSIKELEKRYS, from the coding sequence ATGAAAATTGATAAATTAAACTTAGACGGTAAAAAAGATTCAATTGAAGTTTTAGATAAAATTTTCTCTGCTAAAATTAACAAAAGATTGGTTGATAACGTATTATATAAAACTAATGCTAATTACAAAGGTAGACACGCAAAAACTAAACAACAAAATGAGATTACTGGATCTACATCTAAAATTTATGCTCAAAAAGGTACTGGTGGAGCTAGACACGCAAGTAGAAAAGCACCTATTTTCGTTGGTGGTGGTGTTGCACATGGACCTAAAGGTGAACTGGCATACAAAAAAAGAAAATTAAATAAAAGTGAAAAAAAACTAAGTATTGCTTCACTAATTACTGAGAAGAATAAACTTAATAATTTGATAATTTTTAGTGATTTTGGAAATGAGATTAAAAAAACTAAAGAAATGCATTCAATTATTAAAAAATTTGAAATTACAAATTCATTAATCATTTTAGATAAATCATCTAAAGAGAAAATTGAAAAGTCAGTTAGAAATATTCCAAATGTTAAAGTTACGGATATTAATCATTTCAGTGCATTTGATATTATAAAGTTTAAAAAAGTAGTTTTTACAGAAAGTTCAATTAAAGAACTAGAAAAGAGATATTCTTAA
- the rplC gene encoding 50S ribosomal protein L3 — MSEIALIGKKIGMTREFYKTGRLVPVTVIKMEKARVIQVIEEEKRGYKAVQLGFGKIKASKLTKAMKGLYAKKNTEAKKKLKEFRVKDTELYKEGNEFGLEIFNEVKFVDTTSKTIGKGFAGAMKRHNFGGLRATHGVSVSHRSHGSTGQRQDPGKVFKGKKMAGHMGDRVRTMQNLEIIKTDIENELLYLKGSIPGSKNTEILVKKSVKVINKMTINEKIAAAEEAKKTPDKKKK; from the coding sequence ATGAGTGAAATTGCATTAATTGGAAAAAAAATTGGTATGACTAGAGAGTTCTATAAAACAGGACGTTTAGTTCCTGTGACTGTTATTAAAATGGAAAAGGCTAGAGTGATCCAAGTTATTGAAGAAGAAAAACGTGGATACAAAGCTGTGCAATTAGGGTTTGGTAAAATTAAAGCATCTAAACTTACAAAAGCAATGAAGGGCTTGTATGCAAAGAAAAATACAGAAGCTAAGAAAAAATTAAAAGAATTTAGAGTTAAAGATACAGAATTATATAAAGAAGGTAACGAATTTGGTCTTGAAATATTTAATGAAGTTAAGTTTGTTGATACAACTTCAAAAACTATTGGTAAAGGTTTTGCAGGTGCCATGAAGAGACACAATTTTGGTGGGTTAAGAGCTACTCACGGTGTTTCTGTATCACATAGATCTCACGGATCTACTGGACAAAGACAAGATCCTGGTAAAGTTTTTAAAGGTAAAAAAATGGCTGGTCATATGGGTGATAGAGTTAGAACTATGCAAAATTTAGAGATTATTAAGACAGATATTGAAAATGAATTGTTATATTTAAAAGGATCAATTCCTGGATCAAAAAATACTGAAATCTTAGTTAAAAAATCAGTAAAAGTTATAAACAAAATGACTATTAATGAAAAAATTGCTGCTGCTGAAGAAGCTAAAAAAACACCAGATAAAAAGAAAAAATAA
- the rpsJ gene encoding 30S ribosomal protein S10 encodes MEKQNIRIKLRAYDNKILDASTEEIVNTVKRTGATIKGPIPLPTRIERYTVLKGPHIDKKSREQFETRTHKRLIDIIEPTPQTVEALMKLDLASGVDVEIKI; translated from the coding sequence ATGGAAAAACAAAATATAAGAATTAAATTAAGAGCATACGACAATAAGATTCTAGATGCATCTACAGAAGAAATTGTAAATACTGTAAAAAGAACAGGTGCCACGATAAAAGGACCAATACCTTTACCAACTAGAATTGAAAGATACACCGTTTTAAAAGGTCCTCACATTGATAAAAAAAGTAGAGAGCAATTTGAAACAAGAACACACAAAAGATTAATAGATATTATAGAGCCAACACCTCAAACTGTTGAAGCTTTAATGAAACTTGATTTAGCATCAGGTGTTGATGTGGAGATAAAAATTTAA
- the fusA gene encoding elongation factor G, which yields MARTHTLNKYRNIGIMAHIDAGKTTTTERILYYTGKSHKIGEVHDGAATMDWMEQEQERGITITSAATTCFWNDHRINIIDTPGHVDFTIEVERSLKVLDGAVCVFDGVAGVEPQSETVWRQADKYKVPRICFVNKLDRTGADFYRCVEMIKDRLGCKPLPIQIPIGIEADLSGVVDLVKMKAQVWKNEALGAEWEYKEIPDDLKEISQKYRTELVEMAVEQDEKLMEAYLNGEEIKEEDLVKCIRKGTLNFSFVPITTGSAFKNKGVQPLLDAVINYLPSPIDIGSINGTKPGSEDVVEMKFDDGTGFSALAFKVANDPFVGSLTFIRIYSGTIRTGTAVYNTSKDKEERVGRMLLMHANSREDIKEANTGDIVALAGLKYTITGHTLCDEANPVLLEPMEFPEPVIEIAVEPKTKADQEKMGEALGRLAKEDPSFRVTSDEESGQTIIKGMGELHLDIIVDRMKREFNVEANVGAPQVAYRETLQNASEFEYTHKKQSGGAGQFAKVKLLVEPQEPGSGRSVESKIKGGAIPKEFIPGVEKGIETISDGGILAGFPMIDYKVTILDGLHHDVDSSVLAFELAGRACFKEACTRGTLKLLEPVMRVEVVTPEDYMGDVIGDLNSRRGQISTQENRGNATVITAMVPLANMFGYINSLRSMSQGRAQYSMFFDHYSKVPQNVQDEVTKKIAG from the coding sequence ATGGCTAGAACACATACATTAAATAAATATAGAAATATTGGTATCATGGCTCATATTGATGCTGGTAAAACAACTACCACTGAGAGAATTTTATATTACACAGGAAAAAGTCACAAAATTGGTGAAGTACATGATGGTGCTGCAACAATGGATTGGATGGAACAAGAACAAGAAAGAGGTATTACGATTACATCAGCAGCAACAACTTGCTTCTGGAATGATCATAGAATTAATATCATCGACACGCCTGGACACGTTGACTTTACGATTGAAGTAGAAAGATCATTAAAAGTTTTAGATGGTGCTGTTTGTGTTTTTGATGGTGTTGCCGGTGTAGAACCTCAATCTGAAACAGTATGGAGACAGGCTGATAAATATAAAGTTCCTAGAATTTGTTTTGTAAACAAGTTAGATAGAACGGGTGCTGATTTTTATAGATGTGTTGAAATGATTAAGGATAGATTAGGCTGTAAACCTCTACCAATTCAAATCCCTATTGGTATTGAAGCAGATTTATCTGGCGTTGTTGACTTAGTTAAAATGAAAGCTCAAGTTTGGAAAAATGAAGCTTTAGGAGCTGAATGGGAATACAAAGAAATTCCTGATGATTTAAAAGAAATTTCACAAAAATACAGAACTGAATTAGTTGAAATGGCTGTAGAGCAAGATGAAAAACTAATGGAAGCTTACCTAAATGGGGAAGAAATCAAAGAAGAAGATTTGGTAAAATGCATAAGAAAAGGAACATTAAATTTTAGTTTTGTCCCAATAACTACAGGTTCAGCTTTTAAAAACAAAGGTGTTCAACCTTTACTTGACGCTGTAATTAACTACTTACCAAGCCCGATCGATATTGGGTCTATTAATGGAACTAAACCTGGTAGTGAAGATGTTGTTGAAATGAAATTTGATGATGGCACAGGGTTTTCTGCATTAGCATTTAAAGTTGCTAATGACCCATTTGTTGGTTCATTAACTTTTATTAGAATTTACTCGGGAACGATTAGAACTGGAACTGCTGTTTATAATACTTCAAAAGATAAAGAAGAAAGAGTTGGTAGAATGCTTTTAATGCATGCGAACTCAAGAGAGGATATCAAAGAAGCAAATACGGGTGACATTGTTGCTTTAGCTGGTTTAAAATATACGATAACAGGACATACTCTTTGTGATGAAGCTAATCCTGTTTTATTAGAACCAATGGAGTTCCCAGAACCTGTAATCGAAATTGCTGTTGAACCTAAAACAAAAGCTGACCAAGAAAAAATGGGTGAAGCATTAGGAAGATTGGCTAAAGAAGACCCATCATTCAGAGTAACGTCAGATGAAGAATCTGGTCAAACTATTATTAAAGGAATGGGTGAGTTACACCTTGATATTATTGTCGATAGAATGAAAAGAGAATTTAATGTAGAGGCAAATGTAGGTGCTCCTCAAGTTGCTTATAGAGAAACATTACAAAATGCCTCAGAATTTGAATATACTCATAAAAAACAAAGTGGTGGTGCTGGTCAGTTTGCAAAAGTTAAACTTTTGGTTGAGCCACAAGAGCCTGGTTCAGGTAGATCTGTCGAAAGCAAAATTAAAGGTGGTGCAATTCCTAAAGAATTTATTCCTGGTGTTGAAAAAGGAATTGAAACAATTTCAGATGGCGGAATTTTAGCAGGGTTTCCAATGATTGATTATAAAGTTACAATTTTAGATGGATTACATCATGATGTTGACTCAAGTGTTCTTGCATTTGAATTAGCAGGTAGAGCTTGCTTTAAAGAAGCTTGTACTAGAGGAACTTTGAAATTATTAGAACCAGTTATGAGAGTTGAAGTTGTTACACCTGAAGATTATATGGGTGATGTTATTGGTGACCTGAATAGTAGAAGAGGCCAAATCAGTACTCAAGAAAATAGAGGAAATGCAACAGTGATTACAGCTATGGTTCCTTTAGCTAATATGTTTGGTTATATAAATAGTTTAAGATCAATGTCTCAAGGTAGAGCTCAGTATTCAATGTTTTTTGATCATTACTCTAAAGTCCCACAAAATGTTCAGGATGAAGTAACTAAAAAGATTGCAGGCTAA
- the rpsG gene encoding 30S ribosomal protein S7, with product MSRKKTQPKKVVTPDPIFNSTIIPKLINSIMYDGKKVVAEKIVYEAIEKIKSKTKEEPINVFNEAINNIKPTVEVRSRRVGGATYQVPVEVKTKRAQALAIRWLVDASRKRKDKHMSDKIFNELYDAYEKKGSAVKKREDVHKMAESNKAFAHFRW from the coding sequence ATGTCTAGAAAAAAAACACAACCCAAAAAAGTTGTTACTCCAGACCCAATATTTAATTCTACAATAATCCCTAAATTAATTAACTCAATAATGTACGATGGCAAAAAAGTAGTTGCTGAAAAAATTGTCTATGAAGCTATAGAAAAAATAAAATCAAAAACAAAAGAAGAGCCCATTAATGTTTTTAATGAAGCAATAAATAACATCAAACCTACTGTAGAAGTTAGATCACGTAGAGTAGGTGGTGCAACTTATCAAGTTCCTGTTGAAGTTAAAACTAAACGTGCACAAGCACTTGCAATTAGGTGGTTAGTTGATGCTTCTAGAAAAAGAAAAGACAAACACATGTCAGATAAAATTTTTAACGAACTGTATGATGCTTATGAAAAAAAAGGTTCTGCAGTTAAAAAAAGAGAAGATGTACATAAAATGGCAGAATCAAATAAAGCTTTTGCTCATTTTAGGTGGTAA
- the rpsL gene encoding 30S ribosomal protein S12, producing MPTINQLLRKKRIKPVARNKVPALQKQPLKRGVCVKVYTTTPKKPNSALRKVARVRLSNGFEVTAYIGGEGHNLQEHSVVLIRGGRVKDLPGVRYHILRGNLDTQGVANRKKRRSLYGTKKGK from the coding sequence ATGCCAACTATTAACCAGTTGTTAAGAAAAAAAAGAATTAAACCTGTTGCTAGGAATAAAGTTCCTGCACTTCAGAAACAACCTTTGAAGAGAGGCGTTTGTGTAAAAGTTTACACAACAACTCCTAAAAAACCCAACTCAGCATTAAGAAAAGTTGCTAGAGTTAGACTATCTAATGGTTTTGAAGTTACAGCTTATATTGGTGGTGAAGGTCATAATCTACAAGAACACTCAGTTGTATTAATTAGGGGCGGTCGTGTAAAAGATTTACCTGGTGTTCGTTATCATATCCTTAGAGGAAACTTAGACACACAAGGTGTTGCAAATAGAAAGAAACGTAGATCTTTGTATGGAACTAAAAAAGGTAAATAA